The nucleotide sequence GATGGCCGCAGCCCCCGCGAAGATGAATTTTGCTGTTCCCATCGAGGCCTCCCGACGTCAAGGATTCACTTCGACAAGACATCATAAATCGATTTGGTTCCGGCAGATAGCGCGGCAAAAGCGGGGCCGATCCGGGAACTTTTTGTGAGCGGTCAGCCAGGCTGACGCTATTCCATTTCCTGCTGGATCACGCGTCCGAGCGCAAACAGGCGCTGGTCGATCGTGGTCGGAACTTCGCAGACGAACCGCACCACCTTGCGCCGGTCCTCGAAAATGCGGGTCTCCCAGATCAACTGATTGCTGAGCTCTTCGACCTTGGTCTGGTCACGCGGCGTCGCGCCCTGGAGCGCCTGGAGTTGCAAGGTCTCTTCGCGGATCTTGTCGGCGGCTTCGCGCTGCTTGCGGCTGACGCGTTCGAGGCCACTCATGACCGAGGAACGCTGGGCGTTGAGCGTGTCGAACAGGCCCGCAAACAGCAGCTTGGCATTCGCAGTCTTGTCGGCAGAGGCGGCCAAAAATTCCTTTACCGACTTCTCGGCCTCGTCCAGCGGCGTCTTCCGCGCTGCGAGCTTCGAGACCAGTGCGCTGACCTTCGCGTCATCCTTCCATTTGTTCTGGACATCGTCGAGCGGCGGCCCGGCCCAGACGGCGGCGAGCGAGATGTCCGGAACCTTGGCCTGCGTGCAGGGCCAGTCGGGATAGCGCGGATCGGCCGCGTGCGCCGCAGTACTGGCAACCGCCAGCGCCAGAGCCGCCATGGTTACGATCCCAAATTTCATCCTTCGCCTCCTGCGGGCCCGCGCCGTGCCAGCCCGCGCGACGGATCATAGGCGAAAATCGCACCGATCATGAAGACGATTGTGCAGGTCGCGACCACCGCCAGCGAGATCCAGTTGATCTGTCCATACAGCGCGAAGCGGATCAGCTCGACCGCATGGGTGAACGGATTGGCTTGGCAGAGGTAATAGAGATAGGGGCTGCCTTCCTGCACCCGCCAGAGCGGGTAGAGCGCGGAGGAGGCGAAGAACATCGGGAAGATCACGAAGTTCATCACGCCGGCAAAATTCTCGAGCTGCTTGATGCCGGAGGAGATCAGCATGCCGAGCGAGCCGAGCATCAGCCCGGACAGGATCAGCGCCGGCAGCACGGTGAGATAGCCGACCGGGGGCGGGGTGATGTCCCAGAACCAGGCGATCAGGAGGAACGCATAGACCTGGAGCAGCGACACCGCGGTGCCTGCAAGCAGCTTGCAGAACAACAGGAACCAGCGCGGCAGCGGGCTCACCAGCAGCGTGCGCATATTTCCCATCTCGCGGTCATAGACCATCGAGAGCGAGGACTGCATGCCGTTGAAGAGCTGGATCATCGCGATCAGCCCGGGCGCGATGTAGACCTCGTAGAGAATGTAGGTCTCGTAAGGTGGGATGATCGAGATGCCGAGCACCTGGCGGAAGCCGGCCGCGAAGATGAACAGCCATACCAGGGGGCGCACCAGCGCGGAGACGAAGCGCTCGCGCTGATGCAGGAAGCGCAGCCCCTCGCGCCAGACGATGCCGGTGAGGCAGGTCATGTATTCGCCGAACGAGAAGCCGCGCGTCGTGTCGTCGTGGCGTGCGGTGACGCTGCTCATGCGCCGCCTCCCGGCATGACCTGGGCGCCGGTCAGGCGCATGAAGGCGGTGTTGACGTCCTGTGCGCCTGCTTCGGCCACGACGCGGCCGACTGGCCCGTTCGCCAGCACCTTGCCCTGGTGCAGCACCACGAGGTCATCGGTCGCCGTGATCTCGTCGAACAGGTGGGTCGCCCAGAGCACGCCGATGCCTTGCTCCGTCACGAGCTGGCGGACATGGCTGATGATGTCCGCCCGCGCCTTGACGTCGAGGCCGACGGTCGGCTCGTCCAGCAGCAACAGGCGCGGCAGGTGCAGCAGCGCCCGCGCGATCTCCAGCCGCCGCATCTGACCGCCGGAGAGATCGCGCACCTTGCTGCCGGCGCGCTCGGCGAGCCCGATGCGGCCGAGCAGCTCCGCGCTGCGCGCGGCCGCCTCGCGCCGGCTGATGCCGTGGAGCGCGGCGTGATAGAGCAGGTTCTGCGTCAGCGACAGGTCGAGATCGAGCGTGCGCGGTTGGAACACGACGCCGAGCAGCCGCAGTGCTTCGCCGGGCGAGCTGCTGATGTCATGGCCGAAAATGCCGATGCGGCCGCTCTGGATGCCGAACAGGCGCGTGATCAGCGAGAACAGCGTGCTCTTGCCCGCACCGTTGAGGCCGAGCAGCGCGGTAAAGCTTGCCGGCGCGACGCTGAAGGAGACGTCGATCAGCGCGCGGCGCGTCCCATAGGCATGGCTGACGCCGTCGATCGACAATGCAGGCACGGCGGCCGGACCAGGCTTCGGCGCAGCCTCGCGTGGTTCGGCGATGGGAGCAGGGCTGGTCATGGCGCGATCGTGATACCCCAGGGCAGTTCGCCCACCTGAATCGTCTTGATTACCTTTTGCGCGGCGACGTCGATCACCGAGACGTCGTTCGACACGCCGTTGGTGGTGAGCAGGTATTTTTCGTCCGGCGTGAACGCCATGTGCCAGACGCGCTGGCCGACCAAGAGATATTTCGTCACCTTGCGCGTCGCGGTGTCGACCACGGCTATGCGGTTGGCAGGTCCGAGCGCGATGAAGGCCGTCTTGTCGTCCTTGGTCATGCCGATGCCGACCGGCTGGATCGCCTCGCGGCGCAGGCCCGGAATCTCGAACGTGACCTTGCCGATCACCTCATGCTTCCTGGGATCGATCACCGACACTGTGCCGCCGATCTCCGAGGACACCCACAGTTCCGAGCTGTCATGCTTGAATTCGGCAAAGCGCGGCCGCGCGTCGACCAGCACGTTGGCGACGATCTGGCGTGACGACGTGTCGATGAAATGCGCCATGTTGGTCGTTTCCGACGTGTTGATCAGCGTCTTGCCGTCGGGGCTGATGGTCATGCCCTCGGGCTCTACACCGACCTGGATGTCGCCGAGCCGCGCGCGCTTCTCCAGGTCAATCACGGTCACGGTATTGTCGTTCTCGTTCGCGACATAGAGGGTCTTGCCGGCGGCGTCCTGGGCGAACAACTCCGGATCGGGGCCCGAGGGCAGGCTGTCTACGACCGCCTGCGTCTTGGCGTCGATCACCTGGATGGTGTCATCGTCGCCGACCGCGACCATCACGAACTTGCCGTCGCGCGTGAACTCGATGCCGCGCGGACGCTGGCCGACCTTGATGGTCTTGGCCACCGTCCAGCTCTCGGTGTCGATTACCGAGACGGTGTTGCTCTTCTCGTTCGAGACATAGGCAATGAACGCATGCGCCGGCGCCGCCGCGAGCGCCAGTCCAGAAAGCAGCCCCACACGCCACATGCGCGACATCATCGTCCTCATTTCAGCTTGCATTTGCTCTCCGGGCGATCATAGCCGAGCGTGTCGAGCTCGGAGACCTGATGCAGAAATCCTTCCTGCGGCGAGACCGACACCACCATTCGGCCGTCGACCAGCAGGATCGGCTGGCGAAGCTGCAGGTTCCAGTCGCGCAGGGTCAGCCGCGTGCCCTTGAAGGCGGCGACCGAGAAATCCGGCCCCTTGATGAAGTCGGTCACCTTCTTGACGTCACCGGAATTGGTGCGCGAGGTGGCTTCGCCAATCATGCGCGCTGCGGTCCAGGCCTGCATGTCGAGCGCCGTCATCCGCCGCGAGTTCAGCTTCATGAAGCGGTTCTGCATCTGGATGGCGCCCCACTGGTCCTGCGCCGCGTCCCAGCTTCGCGGCATGAGGCCGGCCGAACCGGCGACGGGGCGCGGATCCCAGGTGCGATAGGGCAGGTAAGCGCCGAATACCTCGCTCTCGTCGGCGGCGACCAGCACGTCGTAGGCCGGCGCCTGCTGCGTGAACACAGGCATCTGGCGCTGGATCAGCGTCACGCCGCTATCGGTGCGCCGTGCGCCGCCGGTGTCTTCAAAAGTGCGCTCCTGCACGATCTTGGCGCCGAATCGTGTGGCGGCGCGGCGTAGCGCATCGGCATAGAGCTTGTCCTCGTCATGCGAGCCGACCACGAGTAGCCAGCGCTTCCACTGCTTCCACACCAGATACTGGCCGAGCGCGTCCGCAAGCATCGATCGCGTCGGCGCGGTGTGGATGACGTTGGCGCGGCAATCGGTCTCCCGCAGCCGCTCGTCGATCGCGCCGGCGTTGAAGATCAGCGTGCCGCGCTCGCGCAAGGCATCCGCGACCTTCAGCAGGGCATCGGCCGGGAGATCGGCGATGATGAAGGCGTTCTTCTCGGCGAGCGCGGTCGCGGCCTGGACCGGGTCCTCGCCTTCCTTCAGGCGGCGCTCCTCCAGCGTGAAACGCTGGTTGAGGAATTTTCCAGTGGTGTTGTTGTCCTCAATCGCGAGCCGGGCGCCGGCGACCCCGTCATTCTCCGCGGGCTGCTCGACCAGCGAGAGGGTCGATTTGGTGCCGGCGACGCCGAGATAGCCGACGCCGATCTCGATAGGGGTGGCCGCGAGCGTCTGCGTCGCCGCAAGACTCAAAGCCAGCAGGCCGACCAACCATCGGATCATGTATCCTCCGTCTCGTCCTCCCCGGCTTGACCGCCGGTGGAGAATTGTTTCTCTTGGAAGCATGACCGATTTGGCAAGGCTTGCAACCCCGCATTTCGTCCTCGTGCGCGCGAGGGCTGGAATCACGATCATGCGAGTGCTGCTGTCGATCGCCGTCTTGCCGTTGACGGCATCATTCGCCTTCGCCGATCCGCCGAAACTTGCGGTGTTCGATTTCGAGCTGATCGACACCAGCCTGCCCGGCGAGTTCTACGGATCGAAGCCGGAGCTCGAGCGGGCCGGGCGCATCAGTGAGCAGCTCCGCAAGGAACTGGCGCAGTCAGGCAAGTTCCAGGTGCTCGACATCGCACCCGTCCGCGACGCCGCCCATCACAGCAATCTGCAGGCCTGCGGCGGCTGCGATCTCAAGCTCGCCGGACAGTTGGGCGCCGATGTCGAGATCACCGGCGTGGTGCAGAAGGTCTCGAACCTGATCATCAACCTGAACATCTATCTGCGCGATGTGAAGAGCGGAAACATGATCACGGTCGCCAGCGCCGACATGCGCGGCAATACCGACGAATCCTGGACCCGCACGATGAGCTATCTCGTCCGCAACCGCCTGCTCGCGCCGAATTACGGAAAGCCGGAGTAGGTGGCGGAAATCTCGCCGCGATGACGGTGTACCCTCTCCCCTTGCGGGCCTGTTGCGTAATCCCACGACTGTGATTCTCTAGGGCAGAGCCCTGGAGGACTGACGATGGCGGTGAAGCAGACGGGGCAGCCGAGTTTTATTGAGGCGTGGCTGCCGAAGGGAGCCGGTGCCAATGCGGCGCTGGATCGGTTGTCGAGCTTGGTCAAATGGTACCGGTTCGAGAAGCTGATGGCGCATTTGCGGGATGAAGGAAGCCCTGGCCGCCCGGGCTATCCGGTGCTGGTGCTGTTTCGCGCGCTGCTGTTGCAGTCGCTCTATGGTCTTTCGGAGCGCGAGCTCGAGGAGGCGCTGGGGGACCGCTTGTCGTTCAAGCGCTTCGTGGGTCTCAGTCTCGAAGATGCGACGCCTGATCACACGGTCCTGAACCGCTTCCGGAACCAGCTTGTTGAGCAAGGGCTGCTGGACAAGCTGTTTGGTGAGCTCGATCGTCAGCTTGAGAATGCTGGTGTCATCCTGAAGCGCGGCACGATGCTGGATGCGACATTGATCCAGGCGGTGTCAGCGCCTCCGACGCAAGAACAGCCGTCGAAGGATCCCGATGCCCGGTTTGCCAAGCGGCAAGGCAAAAGCGGCTCGACCTTCGGTTACAAGGCTCACATGGGTGTCGATGAGGGCTCCGGCCTGATCCGGTCGGTGCTGACCACGCCCGCCAATATCAACGACACGACGCCTGCGGACGATCTGATCCGCGGCGACGAAGCCGTGGTGTGGGCCGATGCCGCCTATGACACCCATGCCAGGCGGGCCCGGCTGAAAGCTGAAGGCAAAAAGCCCCGCATCGCACGTCGTCCCAACAGGCATCACCCGGAGCTGCCGCCGAGGCTCAAACGCTACAACCTTCTCATCGCCCGACGACGGGCAACGGTGGAGACCACCTTCGCCACCCTCAAACGCCGCATGCGACTGACCTGCATCCGTTATGTCGGTCTTGCCAAAGCAAGCGGGCAAGTCCTGCTCGCCTCCATCGCGTTCAACATGAGGAAATGGGCTGCGATCACAGCCTGAGCCGCCCGCCGAGGGCACCAGCCGACCCCTTCGTCGGCCCGCTACCCCGGCAACCAGCTTCTCCCCTGACCTGTCTCGGCCTCAAAAGCCAGTAGCGCAACAGGCCCCTTGCGGGAGAGGGTGGCTTCGCGAAAGCGAAGCCGGGTGAGGGGTCTCTATCCGCGCATGAGTCTCTCGCATCGAGCTTGCGGATGGAGACCCCTCATCCGGCGCTTCGCGCCACCTTCTCCCACAAGGGGAAGAAGGGAGGGCAGCGTGCCATGAGGCCGCGGAAAATGACCTCTACGCCGCCAGCCGCCCCGCGTGCCAGTGCAGATGGTCGCTCATGAAGGTGGAGATGAAATAGTAGCTGTGATCGTAGCCTGCCTGGCGGCGCAGCGTAAGCGGGATGTTGGCCTTGGTGCAGGCGGCCTGCAGCAGCTCGGGACGAAGCTGCTCTTTGAGGAAATTGTCGGCATCGCCATAGTCGACCAGGAAGCCGGAAAACTTTGCACCGTCCTCGATCAGCGCCACCGTGTCGTGGCTGCGCCAGGCATCCTTGTCGGGGCCGAGATAGCCGGTGAGCGCCTTGATGCCCCACGGGACCTGGGACGGCGCGACGATCGGGGCGAAGGCGCTCGCCGCGCGATAGCGGTGCGGATTGCGCAGTGCGACCGTCAGCGCGCCGTGGCCGCCCATGGAATGGCCCATCACCGACTGCCGCTTGGCGTCGACTGGAAAATTCTCCGCCACGAGTTTCGGCAGCTCGTCGGTGACGTAGCTCCACATGCGATAGTTGCGCGCGAACGGCTCTTGCGTGGCGTCGACATAGAAGCCGGCCCCTAAGCCGAAATCATAGGCGTTGTTGGGATCGCCCGGCACGTCCGCCCCGCGCGGGCTGGTGTCCGGCGCCACGAAGATCAGGCCGAGCTCGGCGCAGGCGCGGCGGAATTCGCCCTTTTCGGTGACGTTGGCATGCGTGCAGGTGAGGCCGGAGAGATACCAGACCACCGGCAGCTTCACGCCCTCGGGGTGCGGCGGCACATAGACCGAGAACACCATGTCGGTTCCGGTCGCTTGGCTCGCATGGCGATAGACGCCCTGCACGCCGCCGTAGGATTTGTTGGTCGAGACAGTCTGGATCGTCATGCCCTAAAAACTCCGTGGCATCTAACCACATCAACATTGCAACGCTTGTGTGACCGATATGTGCCTGCGCGCGCTTCGTCAGGCGACGCCGCTGTCGATCGCCAGCCGCACCAGCTCGACCGAGGTCTTGACGCCGAGCTTCTGGCGCATGATCGAGGAGGTGTTGGCCACCGTCTTGTAGGACGACTGCACCAGCCAGGCGATCTCGGACAGGCTCTTTCCTGCGCTGAGCAGCCGCAGGATCTCCATCTCGCGTGCGTTCAGTTTCGCCAGCGGATTTTGCGCCAGCGCGGGTCCGGCAAAAGCGATGCTGCGCGCGATCGCGCTCGGCAAATAGGTGCCGCCGTTGCCTACGGCCCGGATCGCCTCGACGAGGTCGTCGGGATCGCCGGTCTTGGAGACGTAGCCTTTGGCCCCGCACTCGATCGCGCGCGCGGCGAAGGCGGGGTCGTCGTTCATGCTGAACATGATGATGCGCGCCTCGGGAGCGCGTTCGAGGATGCGGCGCGCGAGCTCGAAGCCGGAGACCGTGGGCAGGTTGATATCGATCACGCAGATATCGGGGCGCTCGACGATGAAAACGCACTCGCCGCTTTCGGCATCGGCGGCCTCCAGGATGTCGATCTCGCCTTCGTCGGCCAGCACGGCACGGCAGCCGGAGGCGACGATGGGATGATCGTCGACAATCAGAATGCGCATAGGCGTTCCTCGCGACAGCACCGCGACCTGCTTTGCTTCGCATGGTTCGAAATGAGCCGGCGCCTGCTTTCGCTGCGCTCGTTCGGGCCATGCAACCCGCCGGGGATTGCTGTACGCTTGCGATTAGATATCGGGCGCTTCGGGTCTGTCAACGTCGTCGGACAGGCACGGGCAAACCTTCGCGGGGCAGCGGACACAACCAATGTGGCAAAATCTTTCCTTGCGCGGGCGCATCAACCTCCTGCTGGCGCTCCTGCTAGCGCTGGGGCTCGCCGTCAACATCGCCCGCCAGGTTGCGGAGGCGGGACCGCGCGTCCAGGCCGAGGACCAGAGCGTGATCCGGCTCGCGCGCGAGTTCATCGAGATGATCGTTGCCGATCTCAACGAAGCTCCCGATCCCGGCGCCAAGCTGAACCAGATCGCCCGCGACCTCAACCGCCTGCGGCATGTCAGCATCGCGCTTCGCGACGCCGACGGAAAACAGCTCACCCCGCCGCGGCTTGATGCCGACGACGACGCGCAAGGGCCGCCGGCCTGGTTCATCAGCCTGGTCCATCCCGAGCAGACCGCGGTCAGCGTGCCCGTCTCGATCCATGGCAAGGAGGGCTCGCTCGTGATCACTGCGCATCCCAATGACGAGATCGCCGAGATCTGGGATGCCATCGTCACGCAGCTCGAAGTCGGTTCGGTGATCGCGCTCGCGCTGTTTCTGGTGACCATGACCGTGGTCGGCCGGGCGCTCGAGCCGCTCCAGTCGCTGGCCCAAGCGATGGCCGAGCTCGAGGGTGGGCGCTACGGCGCGCGCGTCAAGCCGGGAGGCGCGCCCGAGCTCGCCGCGATCTGCGCCAAGCTCAATCATCTCGCGGCCACCCTGGGAGAGGCCGTCGAGGACAAGCGGCAGCTCGCCGAACGCGCGGTCTCGCTTCAGGACCTGGAACGCAAGGAGATCGCGCGCGAGCTGCATGACGAGTTCGGGCCTTATCTGTTCTCGCTGCGTGCCCATGCCAGCGCGCTGGCAAAATTGTCGGACGGACGCGCACCGAACGTGGAGGCTGTGCGCAGGCATGGCAGCGCCATGCTGGAGCAGATCAACGCGCTGCAGCAGTTCAATCGCCGTGTGCTGGAGCGCTTGAGGCCCGTCGGCCTCGCCGAGCTCGGCCTGCGCCAGGCGCTCGAATCGCTGTCGCGGTTGTGGCGGGAGTCGCATCCCGACGTCGCGATCAAGACCACGATCTCGCCGGCGCTTGGGGCCACCGGCGAGACCGCCGACCTCACCATCTACCGCATCGTGCAGGAGGCGCTTACCAATGTCTTTCGCCACGCCGGCGCGACCTCGGTCAACGTCGTCATCGAGCCGGTGGAACAGTCCGATGGTGTGCGCGACGGCCGCGGCTGCGCCCGGGTGCGGGTCAGCGACAACGGCCGCGGCATGGAGCCAGGGCAGAAGCTCGGTTTCGGTCTCGTCGGAATGCGCGAGCGGATTCTGGCACTGGGCGGCACTCTCAACATCGCGTCCGGGGAGGGGGGTGTCACCGTGGAGGCGCTGGTTCCGACGGCGGCAGCCTGATCGCGCCGGGCGCAATCGGGAAAAATTCCCGATATCGTCGGGAAGATGGGCGCGGAAATCGCCCGACCTTTTGTGGCTGGCGCGATCGCGACCGCCGACTACACTCGTTTCGACCAAAAGGTGCGGGTGGAACGGCAGGGATGGGCAAGCGTAGGGGATGGGCAAGCGTGCTTTGTTGATTGCCTCGGTGTCGACGGGGCTGGTCGCTGGGATCTTCTTCGGGACCGACGCGGGGGCCGCGCAGGA is from Bradyrhizobium sp. ISRA430 and encodes:
- a CDS encoding ABC transporter permease: MSSVTARHDDTTRGFSFGEYMTCLTGIVWREGLRFLHQRERFVSALVRPLVWLFIFAAGFRQVLGISIIPPYETYILYEVYIAPGLIAMIQLFNGMQSSLSMVYDREMGNMRTLLVSPLPRWFLLFCKLLAGTAVSLLQVYAFLLIAWFWDITPPPVGYLTVLPALILSGLMLGSLGMLISSGIKQLENFAGVMNFVIFPMFFASSALYPLWRVQEGSPYLYYLCQANPFTHAVELIRFALYGQINWISLAVVATCTIVFMIGAIFAYDPSRGLARRGPAGGEG
- a CDS encoding ABC transporter ATP-binding protein, whose amino-acid sequence is MTSPAPIAEPREAAPKPGPAAVPALSIDGVSHAYGTRRALIDVSFSVAPASFTALLGLNGAGKSTLFSLITRLFGIQSGRIGIFGHDISSSPGEALRLLGVVFQPRTLDLDLSLTQNLLYHAALHGISRREAAARSAELLGRIGLAERAGSKVRDLSGGQMRRLEIARALLHLPRLLLLDEPTVGLDVKARADIISHVRQLVTEQGIGVLWATHLFDEITATDDLVVLHQGKVLANGPVGRVVAEAGAQDVNTAFMRLTGAQVMPGGGA
- a CDS encoding YVTN family beta-propeller repeat protein, giving the protein MSRMWRVGLLSGLALAAAPAHAFIAYVSNEKSNTVSVIDTESWTVAKTIKVGQRPRGIEFTRDGKFVMVAVGDDDTIQVIDAKTQAVVDSLPSGPDPELFAQDAAGKTLYVANENDNTVTVIDLEKRARLGDIQVGVEPEGMTISPDGKTLINTSETTNMAHFIDTSSRQIVANVLVDARPRFAEFKHDSSELWVSSEIGGTVSVIDPRKHEVIGKVTFEIPGLRREAIQPVGIGMTKDDKTAFIALGPANRIAVVDTATRKVTKYLLVGQRVWHMAFTPDEKYLLTTNGVSNDVSVIDVAAQKVIKTIQVGELPWGITIAP
- a CDS encoding ABC transporter substrate-binding protein; its protein translation is MIRWLVGLLALSLAATQTLAATPIEIGVGYLGVAGTKSTLSLVEQPAENDGVAGARLAIEDNNTTGKFLNQRFTLEERRLKEGEDPVQAATALAEKNAFIIADLPADALLKVADALRERGTLIFNAGAIDERLRETDCRANVIHTAPTRSMLADALGQYLVWKQWKRWLLVVGSHDEDKLYADALRRAATRFGAKIVQERTFEDTGGARRTDSGVTLIQRQMPVFTQQAPAYDVLVAADESEVFGAYLPYRTWDPRPVAGSAGLMPRSWDAAQDQWGAIQMQNRFMKLNSRRMTALDMQAWTAARMIGEATSRTNSGDVKKVTDFIKGPDFSVAAFKGTRLTLRDWNLQLRQPILLVDGRMVVSVSPQEGFLHQVSELDTLGYDRPESKCKLK
- a CDS encoding DUF3280 domain-containing protein — encoded protein: MRVLLSIAVLPLTASFAFADPPKLAVFDFELIDTSLPGEFYGSKPELERAGRISEQLRKELAQSGKFQVLDIAPVRDAAHHSNLQACGGCDLKLAGQLGADVEITGVVQKVSNLIINLNIYLRDVKSGNMITVASADMRGNTDESWTRTMSYLVRNRLLAPNYGKPE
- a CDS encoding IS5 family transposase; amino-acid sequence: MAVKQTGQPSFIEAWLPKGAGANAALDRLSSLVKWYRFEKLMAHLRDEGSPGRPGYPVLVLFRALLLQSLYGLSERELEEALGDRLSFKRFVGLSLEDATPDHTVLNRFRNQLVEQGLLDKLFGELDRQLENAGVILKRGTMLDATLIQAVSAPPTQEQPSKDPDARFAKRQGKSGSTFGYKAHMGVDEGSGLIRSVLTTPANINDTTPADDLIRGDEAVVWADAAYDTHARRARLKAEGKKPRIARRPNRHHPELPPRLKRYNLLIARRRATVETTFATLKRRMRLTCIRYVGLAKASGQVLLASIAFNMRKWAAITA
- the fghA gene encoding S-formylglutathione hydrolase, whose amino-acid sequence is MTIQTVSTNKSYGGVQGVYRHASQATGTDMVFSVYVPPHPEGVKLPVVWYLSGLTCTHANVTEKGEFRRACAELGLIFVAPDTSPRGADVPGDPNNAYDFGLGAGFYVDATQEPFARNYRMWSYVTDELPKLVAENFPVDAKRQSVMGHSMGGHGALTVALRNPHRYRAASAFAPIVAPSQVPWGIKALTGYLGPDKDAWRSHDTVALIEDGAKFSGFLVDYGDADNFLKEQLRPELLQAACTKANIPLTLRRQAGYDHSYYFISTFMSDHLHWHAGRLAA
- a CDS encoding response regulator transcription factor, whose protein sequence is MRILIVDDHPIVASGCRAVLADEGEIDILEAADAESGECVFIVERPDICVIDINLPTVSGFELARRILERAPEARIIMFSMNDDPAFAARAIECGAKGYVSKTGDPDDLVEAIRAVGNGGTYLPSAIARSIAFAGPALAQNPLAKLNAREMEILRLLSAGKSLSEIAWLVQSSYKTVANTSSIMRQKLGVKTSVELVRLAIDSGVA
- a CDS encoding histidine kinase; this encodes MWQNLSLRGRINLLLALLLALGLAVNIARQVAEAGPRVQAEDQSVIRLAREFIEMIVADLNEAPDPGAKLNQIARDLNRLRHVSIALRDADGKQLTPPRLDADDDAQGPPAWFISLVHPEQTAVSVPVSIHGKEGSLVITAHPNDEIAEIWDAIVTQLEVGSVIALALFLVTMTVVGRALEPLQSLAQAMAELEGGRYGARVKPGGAPELAAICAKLNHLAATLGEAVEDKRQLAERAVSLQDLERKEIARELHDEFGPYLFSLRAHASALAKLSDGRAPNVEAVRRHGSAMLEQINALQQFNRRVLERLRPVGLAELGLRQALESLSRLWRESHPDVAIKTTISPALGATGETADLTIYRIVQEALTNVFRHAGATSVNVVIEPVEQSDGVRDGRGCARVRVSDNGRGMEPGQKLGFGLVGMRERILALGGTLNIASGEGGVTVEALVPTAAA